In Lewinellaceae bacterium, the genomic stretch ATTTACCGCTGCGGTCATCAGACATCCCGCTAAAAATAGCCAACCGATAATTTTCATTGATTTCATTTTCTCTCTTACAAATATAAAAATGGATTGGATAGTTCAATCCATGCTGGGCTCTCACCTGAAATCCTGAGTGCTCATCGCACGATACCATAAAAAGGAGATATTGAAATGTATCGTACCTTCGGCACGCTCTATTTCCTGGGTTATCCCGGATGTGGTGGATTGAAATCCACGCCTACAAAATCTAACTGAGCCCATGGCCCTTCCATCAAATAGTAGTGGGTTCAGGGTAATTCACAATGTACTTCATCCGGATTAAGCTTCGTTTTATGTAGTATTCAGCCCCAAGAGCCATCGGCTCGATACATGTTGTAGCAGCGGATTTTAATCCGCTGAAAAGTATTATGAAAAGTACATGAGTGCTGTAGGCACGGCAGATTATAGAAGATGTTGTGTGATATGCCTTGAAGGTGGTAATCCAACCAATTATCAGCCTTCCGCCAATGTCCTGGACAATTCGGTCCGGTAAGCCTGCCAGGCGGGAATTAACGCGGCAAATAGTCCGATGACCAGGGCACCCAGCGCCAGCCATCCCTCTTCCCTGACCCACTGCCATGGATTAAACGGATAACGGTAAGCCTTTTCCAGATAATCGGTGAGAAAATACATTGCAGTATGCGCCAAAAGGATGCCCAGCAGATACCCAACAAATGCGAGCAGCAGGCCTTCCAATATAATCATCGAAAATAACTTGCCTGGTGAAGCACCCTGCACCCGCATCAGTGCCAATTCGTATTTCCGGTCTTTCAGGGAGCCATATAATGAAATGAAAATACTTAATCCCGATACGATAGCTATCAGCCATCCCAGGGTCTTCAGAGCATCCATTCCGACACCCATCAGCGAAAACAATCGGTTGATCTCGATGGCCGGGGTGGCAGCCTGCAAGTCGGTATTTTCATTGATGTTCCGCGCCATATTCAATGCCTGGTAATTCCGTGCTTTAAACCGGATCAGGAGGCTGGTGATCTCCTGGTCCGGATGTTCCAGCAACGAGGCATTGGTGTAGTGTGGTGTGCCCGCGTCAACCGGAGCTACTTCGTGGTGCGCTTCCTCCGTGGACTCGTGTTCATGGACCGCCCAGATGCTCTGGGTGTTGGTGAGTATCAGCTGGTCAGCTACCGTACCGGAAGGAGCCAGGATGCCGGTGACCCGGAATGCATGGCTCTCTTCATGCGTCAGATTCTCATCCTGCAGCAAGCCATGGGTGCTTTGAAACTGGTCGCCAATATGCAGATCCAGGCGCCGGGCAACCTCGGGCCCGATGGTGACGTCAAAATCATTTTCCCACCAGCCACCATCGGCAATATGCAAGGCATACAAGTCAACGAATGACCGGGTGGTACCTACAATGCGAAATCCTTTATAACTGTCACCTATCGACAAGGGGGTGGCATCTTTGATCAGTGGATGTTCGGTGTTAAAAAAGGCACGGATAGACTGGATGGGAATATTTCCTGTGGGAGCATCGATGTGGTACATATTGCACAGGACCAATTGCAGGGGGCTGCCTTTGGCTCCCAGGACGATGTCGATACCCGCCAGGTTCTTTTCAAATTTATCTTCGATCTGCTTATTAACCACAAACAGAAAGGCAATCAATCCCACACCCAATGCAAAAAGGACCAGCGTAAGCGCCAGGCTGAGCGGGCGGTGGATGATGTTCTTCCAGCTTAGCGTGATCAGCTTCATGCGCTCAGGTTGATGTGGTTCGCAAAATAATCCTTGAGGCGCTTGTCATGGGTGACCAGAATCAGGGCTGCATTTTCTGCATCTGCCTGGTGTTCAAGGAGCTGGATGACCTGTTCAGTATTTCGATCATCGAGTGCAGAAGTAGGCTCGTCTGCCAGGATCAGACTGGGCCGGTTGACGAGAGCCCGGGCTATCGCGATCCGTTGTTGTTCGCCGACACTGAGTTCCTGGGTTCGTTTGTGTGCTTTGTGGTCCAGCTGCAGTCGCTGCAAGATCTCATGTATCCGTTTTTTGTCGGTTGGCAAACCGGCCAGGTTTTGGGCCAGCACTAAATTTTCTTCCACCCGTAATGACCGGATGAAGTGGGACTGCTGAAAGATGATACCGATGTGTTTACCCCGGAATGCGTCCCGCTGATGACCGGAGAGCTGGTATACATTTTTATTCAGCAAGCTTACAGTTCCCTGATCCGGAGACAGGATACCGGCCAGTATATGCAGCAAGGTGGTTTTACCACAGCCGGACTGGCCCAGGATCAGGACTTTTTCGCGGTTGGATGCCACAATATCCGGGAAAGTCAGGTCCTGCCCGGGTTTGTATGCGAATCGTAATCCGGTTGCTGTCAACATCCGTGTAAGGTACAATTAAAGTAAAGCAGCTCCGAAGACGCCGGCGCTGTCACCCAGTTTGGGCCGCAGAAAGAGTGTCTCCAGGCGATGGTTGAAGACATGCTTTTCGACTTCTTTTACCCCGCGGGTGTACAATTCATCGATGTTGCCCAAACCGCCACCCAGGACGATGGCATCGGGATCAATAATATTGACGAGGTAGGCGACACCTTTGCCAAAGAAGTGGATCAGCCGGTCCATTGTAGCTACGGCATATGGGTCCGATGCTTCCCTGGCCCGGTTGATGATCTCTTTCAGTTTTCTTTTTTCTCCGGATTGGGATGCATAATAACGCTCGAGTCCAGGTCCGGATAGTACTGTTTCGACACAGCCGACTTTGCCACAATAGCAGAGGCCGCCCGATTCATCGAGATAATTGTGTCCCCATTCACCGGCAATACCTTGTTTGCCATAGATCGCTTTGCCGTCCACAACCAGGCCGCCGCCAACGCCGGTACCCATGATGATGCCAAAGACTACATCTGCATCGGGCAGCACATCTTTGACGACCCCCAGATTGGTCTCGGCAACTGCAAAACAATTGGCATCGTTAGCCATCCGGAAAGTGATACCCAAACGTTCTTCCAGATCTTTTCTTAAGGGTTTGCCCAATAGACTGGTCGTATTACAGTTTTTCATGGTTTGCGTAGAAGGTTCCAGCACGCCGGGCGTACCCATACCGATGTAGGCCGGGTTCAATCCGCTCTCTTTTTTCATTTGCTGGATCAGCTTCCCGATCTGGCTGATGATGTGATCGTAGCCTCCTTCCTGTTCGGTTGGTACCCTGAGCCGGGTAAGTTCGGTAGGACTCTTGCGCGATGCGATGATGACCCCTTCTATTTTTGTTCCGCCCAGGTCAATGCCCCATAGTGGTTCCATGCACTTCTGTTTCAGGTGATGATGTGAATTCCATAAATGTAAAAAGGTTTCAGCAGAAGTTCCCGCTCCGGAGCCAATCTTGCAGAGAAAGTTCCTGGCGGTTCAGTCCTGAGGCAGAGCAGGAACCAGAAGGGTCAGGGCTTCATTGAGGGCCCTGGAAGCAAATTTCGCTCCTTTGCTATGCCCCATCCTTACCACAACCAGGTCAAGGGACGGTGCGATGATCACATTTTGACCGCCACCTCCCATCATGGCATATGCATCTCCGGGCAGTTTGAATTTTCCATCCGTGTTCAACCAGAACATACCACCGTACACCGGGTCGACCCAGGCTGGTGCTGGCGTAGAGACAAAATCCGTAAACCCTTCGGGAAGCAGGCGTTTTCCATTCCAGACACCATCCTGCAGATAGAGCATGGCCAGCCGCCCCCAGTTACGGGCCGTGCCAAAGTCATAGCCGGTCATGATGAAATTACCCCAGCGGTCGGTCTCAAGCAACTGTTTGCGGATGCCGATCGAATCAAATAAATCTTCCTGTGGCCATGTCCAGTAGTTGCGTCCCTCCGCTTCCACGGTCATGCGGATGATGTAACCCAGTGTCAGCGGGTCGCAATTGCGGTATTGGCCGGCGCCTTTGCTGCCGGGAGCAAATTCCAGTGGCCGGTTAACGGCAAAATCAAATACGTCGACTGAGCCGGTATAGGGATAAACATGTGTAAGCTGAGCCATCGGCAGGTCACCGTCGTAGCTGGTTGATCCGGCCACCGAACGATCCCGGGTACGGCCGAATGAGGGGAAACGCAGGCCACTGCTCATCTGCATCAGGTTGCGGATGGTGATGGCTCCCCGCGGATCGCCCGGCCGTTGCCATTCCGGGATGGGAGCGGTCTCGTCAAGTGATAATTTTCCTTCCCGGATCAGTCGGCCTATCAGCGTGCCAGTGATGCTCTTGCCCATGGACCAGGAC encodes the following:
- a CDS encoding ABC transporter permease; the encoded protein is MKLITLSWKNIIHRPLSLALTLVLFALGVGLIAFLFVVNKQIEDKFEKNLAGIDIVLGAKGSPLQLVLCNMYHIDAPTGNIPIQSIRAFFNTEHPLIKDATPLSIGDSYKGFRIVGTTRSFVDLYALHIADGGWWENDFDVTIGPEVARRLDLHIGDQFQSTHGLLQDENLTHEESHAFRVTGILAPSGTVADQLILTNTQSIWAVHEHESTEEAHHEVAPVDAGTPHYTNASLLEHPDQEITSLLIRFKARNYQALNMARNINENTDLQAATPAIEINRLFSLMGVGMDALKTLGWLIAIVSGLSIFISLYGSLKDRKYELALMRVQGASPGKLFSMIILEGLLLAFVGYLLGILLAHTAMYFLTDYLEKAYRYPFNPWQWVREEGWLALGALVIGLFAALIPAWQAYRTELSRTLAEG
- a CDS encoding ROK family protein produces the protein MEPLWGIDLGGTKIEGVIIASRKSPTELTRLRVPTEQEGGYDHIISQIGKLIQQMKKESGLNPAYIGMGTPGVLEPSTQTMKNCNTTSLLGKPLRKDLEERLGITFRMANDANCFAVAETNLGVVKDVLPDADVVFGIIMGTGVGGGLVVDGKAIYGKQGIAGEWGHNYLDESGGLCYCGKVGCVETVLSGPGLERYYASQSGEKRKLKEIINRAREASDPYAVATMDRLIHFFGKGVAYLVNIIDPDAIVLGGGLGNIDELYTRGVKEVEKHVFNHRLETLFLRPKLGDSAGVFGAALL
- a CDS encoding ABC transporter ATP-binding protein, which gives rise to MLTATGLRFAYKPGQDLTFPDIVASNREKVLILGQSGCGKTTLLHILAGILSPDQGTVSLLNKNVYQLSGHQRDAFRGKHIGIIFQQSHFIRSLRVEENLVLAQNLAGLPTDKKRIHEILQRLQLDHKAHKRTQELSVGEQQRIAIARALVNRPSLILADEPTSALDDRNTEQVIQLLEHQADAENAALILVTHDKRLKDYFANHINLSA
- a CDS encoding serine hydrolase, translated to MLNKSIFRFSIAIFLLGANCSNQAGQSDSDPVQKSLTYQPWESTQQPAGSAAYLGLGPYAKCLCTAVFVSGRKPEEFVANNDGIILEKSWVDQVTWFIDYDLHEVTAFLGDTVHRTATFTGDQGCILDVVKGMHFTPVPVVSSLPPADSMDWPMGDRTSVLSAAYDMNRMAQVANAAFDPAAHTAAFLVIHHGQIILERYADGIGKDTQLESWSMGKSITGTLIGRLIREGKLSLDETAPIPEWQRPGDPRGAITIRNLMQMSSGLRFPSFGRTRDRSVAGSTSYDGDLPMAQLTHVYPYTGSVDVFDFAVNRPLEFAPGSKGAGQYRNCDPLTLGYIIRMTVEAEGRNYWTWPQEDLFDSIGIRKQLLETDRWGNFIMTGYDFGTARNWGRLAMLYLQDGVWNGKRLLPEGFTDFVSTPAPAWVDPVYGGMFWLNTDGKFKLPGDAYAMMGGGGQNVIIAPSLDLVVVRMGHSKGAKFASRALNEALTLLVPALPQD